taattacattATAATCCCATAATCAAATCTTCTGGATTAATATGATAATTTGAAGACGTGCTATGAAGTAGCCGACGGACATTTTTGGTGAAACTGTATCAACAACTCATAAACTTTTATTATCAGTAGCACCTTTTTTGCAATGCATTATGTCCTCCTTTAACTAAATAAGACAGCACAATAtctgcatttaatcctcctctGATAAATAATGGATTACTGACACTCACCATGGATGCCTGAGCGCCTGTTCAGTGGAGTATCGCATGCTGGGATTCTTCTGCATCATGTTACGGATGAAATCTTTTGCTGAtgagagattaaaaaacaagattcacaTTAGTTTTAGGACTCTTGAtccagaaatttaaaaaaaaagctgcagcagatcAAAATAAAGTCTGTGCTCGAGTGCTGTAATCACCAGAGTCAGAGATGTTGTCCCAGAACGGTGCGTCAAACTCGTACTGCGCCTTCATGATCTTGGAGAACAGTCTTGTTTCACTTTCTTCATAAAAAGGAGGATATCCACAGAGTctgaaatgtaatgtttaaaaaaggagtGTCAAAGCAATCTTTAAGGTGCATGCTCATGTGGAATTATCTGCGGTATCACAGATTCCCACTAGGGGGTGCTGTGAACAGCGTCTGTATATCTAGGTAACTGTGTCAAGCTGAACATGACCAGACGTGACCTTTAATCCTAAAATCCTGCTGCTAAATAAAGACAAACCCTGAACCTGATTTACCAACTTAAGAGTGTAACCTTGTGTGAAAATAtctgtcttgtgtgtttttacacttACAGGATGTATGTGATGACGCCAATAGACCAGCAGTCCACTGCCTTGCTGTAGGGTTTCTGTGCCAAAACTTCAGGggctgaaaaacagaaacagtgagTTTAAATGATGCCTGTATGCAGAGAGAGACGCGACAACATAACATTATAAATATTACATAAAGTCTCTGCTGTCTCAAAGTTACACCCCGCCGTGTCTTATACTGCCTCTCCTCAGTAAGAGTTTATTTATAATTCATgacgcagacagacaggcagacagataacCTCCTTACCTACATAACCCGGGGTGCCACAAGCTGTCGACATGATGTCATTGTCCACCATCTTTGAGAGGCCGAAGTCACTGATCATGATCTTGGAGTGTTCCTCTTGGCTGAAGTACAAAATGTTCTCAGGCTGCACGGAAGCAAAGAAAGAGACACGAGAGATGttcaaaaagtgattttttttctcctgttgtGATGATACAGATACTGTTAAAGGGCCatatatgaaaatgtattgttGTTCCATTTAAACAGTCTTAAAGTGATATAATATTATCAAAGTACCAGATATACTAAGAAGTTTTAACTTTCAGacacagtttattttattgtatattttaacACTTCTTTTCAGGAGTAAAATGAGATTAATATCACCACTCTCTTGAAGCTAAAGCATgcagctagcttagcttagcctagcttagcataaagaatGTAAACCGGGTCAAACTATAAATACTATAAATCAAGACCCCATCATTATTACTAATCCAGCAGGCTAAGCCCCTGTTAAACCAAAACCGcccccctccctttctttttgttttctgaaatgcTGTATGAAGAAGTGAGCTTTAGAGATGGTGGTTagcagattatttttttcttttggacgGAGTAAGGCTAGCTGTTAGCACATCTTCATGTCCGGATGTTTTAGCTTAACTGACTGCTTGCTAATGGCGCTAAACTAAGATGCTGCTAACTACGATAATGAATGTAGActacagattaaaaaatgtgttgctCTTCTCATCTAACTTTCAGCAGAGTCCTTAagtgtttgacattttctgaaGTAATAAATGTAGAAGATTTCATTCTGccatttttacagttttgaaaTATCTTTTATGTTAATACCTGGTTTTGATAGAGGATTGCAATAGGTGGATTCAGAGgcttttttaattactttttatttggCTACTTACAAAGCAGCAAGGGCATGGAAGCATACATGTCAGATATAAAAAGTGatcactttatttaaatgagaaaaagggACTATTgcgttgaattaaaaaaatcctATCATGTTGTTTTATCCCAATAAATAAACGTATTTTTGGAACGCCGTCTTTGTACCAAGGCCTGtgtagattttaaaatctgtgtcTTATATTCTCTGATTCCCACCTTGAGGTCACGGTGCACGATGCCGTTCTGGTGCAGGTAGCTGACGGCCTGCAGCACCTGCTGGATCACACTGCTGGCGTCTTTCTCCGAGTACATCCCCCGGTCCAGAATACGTTCAAAGAGCTCGCCGCCTGAAacactgtgacaaaaaaaaaaagacaccacaACTGTCTAAACATGCTCTTTAACCCAACTGTTATTATCTTAACTGTGTtatttaaaagtaacattaaagTGATAGACTCACAGCTGCATGACGAGGTAGTAGTGTGTCCGACTTTCATAGAAGTCCTCCATGCCCACCACATTGTCGTGTTGGATTCTGTTTCAGTAAACAACAAGGCGCTTTCATtattacattgtttttaatttcaacaaCAGCCAGAACCTGACAAGCTAATTGTTGTGATTCCTTCCCACAGAAATGAGAGCTGAAGCCTCGTAAAGGTGCAATCACCTTCTCAGCACGGTGATCTCGTTCTCCAGGTTGAGGTccctcttctgtttcttcttcacaCACTTCATGGCGAACATCTTCCCCGTCTTCTTCTCCTTCACCATGTACACCTCAGAGAACGCCCCCCTGttcattaacacacaaacacagcacaaatTAGTTATTGATAATGCAGCAGGATGATTACTTTTAGAACATCAGAGAGCAATTACAAATGTTGCTCGATTACCTGAAATGAGGAATCTTTCTTATTTTAATCTGGGAATTGTTAATGACATAAAGGGACCTTCACAGCACAGAGTGAAGCTCTTTAACACGTTATGTTTTCCATTTTATCTCAACACTTCTTAATAACATTTCTCTATTTCTTATATTACATTGTTCTCCAGTGGGGATAATCTATTTGTAGATCTTCAAATAAACAGAGGCCTGTATTATTGAGAGTGAGGTAGTGAGCCACTTTCATAAATGCACTGATTCCCCTTCACACTGACAGTCTTAACAATGGAATATATGAAAGTAATGAAGTGTGAGGATCTGTTGCTTTCCTTGAGGTGGTGAGATGCGAGAtgagcaaagagataagaggcaCACTGCTTCGTCCACAGGAGACGCCAAAAACATCTTGAACTGagagttcctcacaggagctttaaagcagAGATTTTGGGGCGCCGGATAGCCGAGCAGTTATATTGCACGCCGTGTTCAGAGGCTATGGTCCACTGGGTTCCACTCTGACCCTCTACAGTTCCTTTTTCCTACTCTATCTGCTCTCCACTCTTTTCAAAATTGCATtaaaaaggccccaaaataaTCTTAACCAAAATGAATACTGAGAGTGGACAGGTGATATTTGGCATTTggtcttaaaaaaagagagacaatttTAATGGAATAAAGCCGCTGTGCACAGAAGCGGTTGTAGCGTCTGTTGGGGGCCCTATAGTGAAAAATTCATTTGGGGCCCGTCCAACCAGTATTCATCatcattatgtctgccagtgtcccgtgCGTGtacccctctttctctttccccccctAGCAGACAGGTCATTATTTATTCCCTTTCTGTGACTTCCATTGACAcattttggttttcacaggatTATTACATtcaacgcttagcagggcaacgagagtgagtgatGTCAAATGGGGGGCCCCCTTTGGGAGGTTTCCAACTGTCATTCCAAAATCTGCACATTTTGAGCAAAGTTGTTCAGCCCTGATGgggcccccctactggtctggggtcccaagcagttgcctgccttgccgattgacaagcagcgcctctctGCCTGTGCACATCAAAAAGAAAATTCCTTTCAGTATTTTCTGAAAGGATACCTCCAATGACTTTAATACATCTCCTCATGATTAATTATTGCTGAAATTATTAACtcgtcaggtttttttttccattaacaACTTGGGGGCACACAGATTTGGAAACAGCCTCCACTTATTGGAACGCCCCGGAGTcaaaatgaacaaacaggaaaaaacaaaaatatcaagGGGTTCAATTAGGATCCGTTTAAGATCTCTGTGGCTTAACCCTTTACATGTCCACAGTTTATGATTCAGCCTCTGCTGCTCCGTGTCCCTGCTATCTTCAGCGCTGTCTGGGAATAGTTGTTCCTCTAGGGTGGATTAGGCTTCTTTATCCCTGACGCAACGGAAAGAACAGCGGGGCTGAGGGCTGTATGGGCGCAAAGGTCGCgaactgagcatgtgcagaagggATTTAATAAGCTGCTTCCTACGGTCCAGGTCGCCAGGCAGACAGGGTCAAGGTCTGCAGGCAGACATGGGTCACCACCGCCCTGTCCTTTGTCTTAAAGGTCATGACACTGACCCTGAAGGATGAAGGAGTGTGCTCTCGTGGATGACACACACTTGCTGCAGGATGTTTTTGAACGTATCAACTTCTTCATTTAGAAGGAAACACTGCAAAACCTGCCTAATGCTCGATGAAGGAGGCAGGCAGGAACAATCTGCCCCCCACAGCATCATCGCAGCCCTTCACATCCCATCGCTCTGCTGATTTCTCCTTGGTTACCAGAGCTCATTTCCTTTCTGACAAATCTCCTCCTCCTTATTGGAACCCCTCCAGAGAAATCTTCAATCAAGTCCCGAACGTGAAGCAGCATCACTTTTACataaccacagaaaaaaagggCTAATCACAAATCACTGACGCACTGACTTTGAGTGTGTAAATTTGCAAACTgagattaagaaaaaaaaatgaaattgccGAGTGATTTTGAAGCATTCTGGGAGTAACACTGACACCTGAAGAGCCTGATTGCCTGGAAACCATTAGGATGTTTGTCTGCACTGAGATGAGGCCCCAACGGGGGAGGAAAGCTTTATTGGTTGTTCCGTGCAATCTCCTCTCCCTTTTGGATTGTCATCCTTTTATTGAAGGACAAAAACCTCTGAAGTGGAGAAGAATGTAAAACAGCTCTGTTTGACACCCTCGAAGGCAATTACCATCAATCAAAAAGACTCCGACGCAGACTCTCGTCTTCAATTTTATTACCAACTGAGCAGCATCATTGTGTCTTGGAATTGATTTTAAAGTATTTAGAAAGCTGTTTAACTTCTAttatctttacttttctcttaTTGCAGGTAATATAaatattgtttctgtttttatgggTGATGTAGTCTTATCCACTAAAAACGCTGCACTGCAAAAACTCCAATCTGAGCAAGTGAATTAGTCAAATAAATCTCATTAGAGTTTTTATAAGACACATTCATCCTGATGTCAACTcataaaaagcaacaaataaaGAATGAATTGCTTGTAATAAGATAAAAATATCTGAGGGGCAAATGGGGCCAGTAAATGTTCACCTTATGAGGTGTTTGTCTTAAATGAGATGAACTATTTAAAGTAAATAAgctatataatatattataggTTTCCAAGAAGCCGTATTATTTGCATGTTGAATTAAGAGGAGCATTTCTGGGtttgtcaggtgaatgtggttCATAATGAGTGTAATGAATTCATTCTGATGAGAAAATTTGTCATGAGTTTTTACAGTGTGTAGCCTTATTATTGAAGCAGGCTTAATAGCCTTTTGAGTATTATGGCATAGCAGCTttactgttcatgtttttgtcgGTGTTGTAGCCTTGAGTCTGAATGTTCTGTTGATCTGTTTGTTTGGCAGATGTGCACTAATGcatctgctcgaggtttctgttTGTAAAAAGGACTTTTTTTCATCGCCACggttgctaaatgttgcttaaaGCTCACTTCAATCAATGCAAGGTGGTTTGTATGATGCACATTCGACTTAATGGTGAAATCGGGTTTCTAGTGGTGTCCatactttaaattaatttaactgAAATTTTAATAAAAATGGCTTGGGGTAGTACTTCTACATGTCTTCATTCTGTTTTCCACGGAGCTCCTGGAATTGTTTTCCTGGAAGTGTTTGAGGAAATCAAAGTTAATTGCTGGAAACTAATTGGGCCCGGTGCTGTACTCTGGGGTGCCCCGTATCCGTCGCAGCCCAATCACGGCTCATGATTGCTCTCAGCGGCCTCCTCAGCCCCGCAGCACGGATCCGTCCGCTGTGTTgttccaaaaacaacaaagacgtcacactggctcCCTCCGCTTGCACCTTTATTTACTGTTGGCCTCTGATCCGCTGTCCTCCAGCCGCTCACTAAGCACACCGTGAGCACAAGACCACCTGCTGATGCTGAGCGCTGACCTCACAGGAATTAGTCCGGCGTGAGAGAGTGCTGACTGAGTGTGTGCACAGTACACACCAGCACGCAGTAGAAACACCATCTTATATGTTTTGTGATTATTATTCAAAACCCCTGAAACTGAAATACGATTATAAAAAGTTCAGATTTACTGGAAATTAAAGAGTTTGCTTATTTTCTAAAGCCAAAAGTCATGTgattaaatgttctattttgtGCAGTTAACAGTGAAAGATAAGTCTTTACTTTCATTATAATGCTATACAAAAGAAAGTACGACTACAAGAGTATttgactttcttcttttttggtcAGGTGGGAATGTCAGGTGTTTTTGGGTCCTGGGTGAACAGGAAATGGAGGCATAGGTGGTGGGAACATATGGACGTTACCGTAAAGTAATGTAGCATTACATAAAcgaacaacaacaaacatttataaTCACGAGAAATAAGAATTCATCAttaggggcggcagtagctcagtctgtaggaaccggagggttgcagGTTTAAGTCCTGATGCGGACGATAaaatggaagttggtctggtagctggagaggtgccaggccGACTCCCGAGTACTGCTCTGGACTGGTGTCCCTGtatagcagtgtgtagcagccccactctgacatctctccactaacgCATGTCCACaggtttgtgtatgtgtgtaattcGGGTCTATGTGTTTGAGAAGCATgcctctcaataacagagtgtaaacctgaatttccctcagggattaataaagtatgtaaaataaataatcatcaccatcacaGCTTGTCTGCTTCATATGCTACAATAAGTGGGAACTCCAGCCATTTCATTTCtgacttttgtttatttttccataCACCTCTGCAAGTGACTAAAAGCTCTGTATTTTTGCAAATTATTTCCAAACCCAGTCTCGTCTTATATAACTCATACACTATAACTTTCGTTGTTTGTActtcttgtttgtttatttatgtcttaGTGTCTATTTGTCATTTcaccaataaataaaaaccaaagACAACGAGTTTTTGATTATGCTTTAAAATCACAATATTAATAAATTACTCCAACGAGTTTTGAAAACTTCTATCATCCATTTAGgattcatttcaacatttaaactgACAGTGAACCACAGCATTAAAGGTATAAGAGGGtttgcagtttaaaaacattcacTCATCAACAAAAATCAAACTCAGGAATAGAAAGgtacatgaagaagaaaacactcaaCCCCCAACTCTATTCTGCGGAAGCCCGAAGTGGACATGCATCAATTCAGTTTAATAATCTCAGTTTTCCCAGTTGTTCTCTTAAGATCTCAACTTGTTTATCTCGTTATCTCAGGAGAACAACTCTGGTTTTAACTTGATAGTGAGCACATTTCAGCCGTTTTTCTCAAGATCTCGTTAAATTAACGTgtcatcatgaaaaaaaaccaaGGAGAATCATGGGAAATCCAGCATTATTTTCCCGCAATAACCagataaagaagaagagagctccaaaaaaacaacctaaaatGTACTCAGAATTACAAGAAAactgagtaaaataaaatgtctggAAATATTACagcttagggcttccgtactaTCCCAAATCTATTCGCAGCTCTTAATTTTCATGTTCTTTCAATTTGTTTAAattctttatttaacctttgttttGGCGGGTTATCTTATTGTGACGCTGGATCTGGTTCTCAAAAAAATACCAGGTCAGCCTGAACCTTTGTGATTTTTAGTGATCCACTCcgatgaaagaaaaaacagcgttctttatttcttttctttgtgaatGATCTGCTAAACTGAGTTCGCCTGGGAACCGTCAGGACACAGCCAGACTGAGTAACCCTCTGACAGCCAGAGAGCGTCTTGTTGTCTAAGATTTGAATAAAGTCGGCCTCCACATGTCAATCCAATCAAAGAGATAATCTGTCCTAGGACTCAAACagcacatgggggggggggggggggggggggacacacgGCTGTAAAGCCATGAGCACGACAAGTAACGATAAAAACTTGACCGTGGTTGccctcaataaaaaaacaaaaacatcatgcAGTGCAGAATATCCCAGGAGGCAACAGGAGATAGAGGAAGACATcctccaaaattaaaaaaaaaaaaaactgcacaggaaatcaaaacaagtcaaaatgtcACTATTTCAGAAtgaatcaagttttttttctggtttttaaCAGCTTTCACTTCCCCTTTTATTCCCATGCTTTCTTCTGCCTCTGTTTTGACTATGTGACGTGTATCAAACTGCCTATTTCTGCCTTTAAGTGTTAAATAAAAGGTGAATTGTACTTACGTTCCCAGCTCATCCATGACCTCAAAAACATCCTGGATGTTCTCCGTGTCCTTCTTCCACACGTTATCGGCCTCTTGACGCCCCATGACTGCAGACGTTTTAAATTGGATTTCttgcaagaacaaaaaaaggggaaaagagAAGAATCAAAGTAAGTGTTTGTGTCTCCCTTCATGTGAGTTACTCCTCCGTCTATCCTGCGAGCTTAATGTCCATCATTCACATTAAGTCCTCTTGGAttatggaggaggaggaggagtgagaaaACAGATGTGAAGGTTTGTCGTCTGCAGGAGGACGAGCAGATGACACAGACGTGAGTCTTTATCTGGCTGTCAAAAGGTTTAGCTCATTAATCCATGCTGTATGTAGTACACAGGTAGATTTACCTGCCCACACTCTCTCTAGTGATACTGTATGACCCTGCAGTGAGGAACAAAGTTGGCCAATAATCTGTCGGATAAAAAGGAAACCTTAATTTTCTCTGTGcacaaataattaaaacagCTCCCTAAACAACAACACCTCACTGATCATCTGATATTGAATAGATATCGATATAAACTGATATCTAACTCTTATTTTTCTTACCTATAAAGCATCTAGAGGGATTAGAAAGTCAGGATCAGTCAAACTGAAGGCTCTCAGGGGGATTAGGAGCACTGTAAATGAGCATATAACCCAGTTTCTGTCCTGCCCTCTTTTCCCTTACATAACGGATTAGAAAACTCTTGATCTGGAGACCTGCATGACCTTGTCTCTGGGTAAAAAGTGCCAGAGAATGACCTCCAACAAACAACTTtaggtgcaaaaaaaaaataaagttacctTTTGAACACACCATGCATGTACATAAAcgtgcattttcattttaaattaaatgttgcaACACATGCAGACCTGCTTTGATTCAAAACATGTCTTATGACACACCGACTTCCCATGcatgcattctttttttctttttttcactgcagCATTGTCTCTGTATTTAGCAGGATATGCATTCTAAAAAACTCCCCCTCTGATGGTTAAAACACGTCCAAATCCAAAAACCAGCAATGCAAAACTCCTGTGCACAGTCCAGACCTGCAGCAGTCATTTACAAAATCCTCACTCTGCAGGTTCTGTAGCCCTACACCTGCTGGTTTACAGTCCAGTCACTCGTTCTGCTGTGACGCAGACACACTCATCAATACTAGGACAATAATACTGCTGATATGGGAGTAGAGATAAGGGCTGATCTGACAGTAATAACTGATGGTGGATTCTGCCACCAGCGGCACCGATTTGGCTGCAGCATCAGCTGAAAGATCACTCTGCGGCAAAACACGAGTGACTGATCAGATCTCCACATGAATCTTACACCAGGCAcgcagtttcttttttttttccaaactggATCAGCGAGGCTGTCAATTTCATTCGAACCTTTATTGACGGCTCGGAAATCATATAAAACGTAGGAATCcccctttttataaatgtcaAGATACACAGAATGCACAATTGGAACATTTAACTAGTAGAGACAAAACTCTGTAGAAATAATCGCACACAACAAATACTTGCACATGTGAATCCTCAAATCGACTCTAACAAAACATAGTCCCCAAACTGCAGCACAAATATTTAACCGATGTGGTTTTGGCTCATCCAGGTTCAAGGAATTGATCAGAGCGTGTGTGAGACTCACCTGGAGACTGTGCGCACCAGCAGCTCTGCTCTGACTCTCCTGTTAGCAGCTCGTTGAGGACTGGACGGATTACTTCGTCTGGGACTTCACAAATACCTGTTGTCAAGTCACAGATTACATCCATGGAGAAAGAgtgggagagcgagagagagagagagagagagcagggaggggaggggctgAGAGTCTCTCAGGTGCTCGGTGAGACGTGTTAAAGACGCAGACTTCAGatcagctgctgcagcatctTTTTCTACACAGCTACTGCAGGTTTGCATGGACAACGACTCAAACGGAGTGAAAATCAGGAGTGGTATCTTTCCAAACCAGCAAAATAATGTATCGAAAACAAATGGATCCACACGCACACGCATGCGCATGTCCACACAGGCTTTTCCACATTAATAGAAGAGGACTTCATTTTGTAATGCAGGCTCCTTTTCTAATGAAGAGAAAGTTAGGGGAGGGaattttctttgtattttgcattaagaaaataaagtaaatatggtaagaataaagtcaaatatGTAAGTTTCCCAAGGTGCGGGTCGAGACCTCCTGGGGGTTCGCAAGCCCCTGAGAGGGGGGTCATAAAATGCCTTCCAAaaaaccccccccaaaaaacaacaaatataaattcTGCTAAAAACTTTACTTTATGGTTTTGAGTAGTATACGGTATATGTTGtattcttttgtgttgttcttcgaTGGGACAGGGGTCCCAAGTCTCTGGCACCGTTATTGTGGGAGTCAcgagctgaaaagtttgggaacccctgaaCTGAGCTGTGAGagtacatttaaacaaagaaaaggaaaaaataataatgagtCTTTTACTTGCTATAAAATATTCAGATTTGACTCCGAAGATTAAATCTAAATTAACTTGTAGTGTGCATAATAAACAAATGTCTCGATATTCATGGAATATTTATACTTTATGTCTCTTAAAGTAGAGCTCATGTTGCATTTTTTACactgaaaaacagagagaaatacatTCTGCCCAAGTGAAAGTTCCTACATTGTGACCTGGATTATCAGTATCAGATACATAATACACGGCCTGTCTGAGTAAGTACTGTGCACGCCTGAAGATGCTGACCAACAAGGTCAGTCAGTTATTTGCTTTTTAGACAACATATGCGATGACTTTTTATTTCCTCAAGACTCTAAAGACACTCCTATAAACAGCACATAAACATATTGTTAAAACAACAATTAATAGGTGTGAGAAAggtgttttgtattattttgttcTGCAGCCTGCAGCTTTAGTCTCTAGGTGTGCAGCAGCACACACTGTGGTGTTAAGAGGCAACCTTTAACAGGCTTATGTATTAATCTGCGGTCAGGTGCGTATTTCACCTGcttcacacagagacatactGTACACAGTGAGAGGAGATGAGTCACACTGACAACACAGACAaccttctgtgtttgtgtgtctcctgCACACAGAGGGAGAAGGTCACAAAGCAAGTCTGCGTGCATCGTACTAAacagttaaacacattttgaatcatGTGTCACAGTGTCAGCAGTGCAGGCCCGTCtgtgagagaaataaaaaaacataatgtgaGGATGTTTCTTTTCCATCAGAGTCTGATCCTGATGAGATTAACAGCTTTATAAAGGCGCCTGCTTTACATGCACGTGTTGCAAATAGACACAGACAGAATATCAATGCATGGTCTGGCTCATCACGTTGCCATAGATACCGGTTCAAAAGGTTGTCTCTAGTCATTTGCTTTTGCAGGTATGGAGATGAAGTTGTTTCCAATCAGGGGAGAGAAGGCATCGCCGGGCCGCAGGAAACATCAGCAGCTCTGTAATGAAAGAGTCACATCTGATGATACTGCACAAAAACAGCACAGCCTCTGTTGtctctgttattattattacaggTTGTTATCGGCGTTTGTGCAGCACGAAGGGACTGCTGCAAATACCAGGACAAAGCTGACAGAGAAATGTTTCCAGAATCTTTGCCAACATGCAAATTATTtctaaacatcaaaacaaataatGGACATTTCAAGCTTTTATAACTGTTGGATATTTGAACTATATTTCCCTCTACCTGATTGTCTTTCTAGTCTCACTATATATCCTGACAAATTGATCTGATTCCAGGTTCCAGGtttacatctcttacctccagtaagtatttttacattcagttgacaagcctgaataaatgttgtatttcatttttcattttttttttaaaccagtaggaatgtttagttaaatccttgatgtataaatctcttcctattcttattttttaaattttaggTGCTTATTTACTATGtttctattcttatattgttttat
This region of Labrus bergylta chromosome 12, fLabBer1.1, whole genome shotgun sequence genomic DNA includes:
- the camk1gb gene encoding calcium/calmodulin-dependent protein kinase IGb; its protein translation is MDVICDLTTGICEVPDEVIRPVLNELLTGESEQSCWCAQSPEIQFKTSAVMGRQEADNVWKKDTENIQDVFEVMDELGTGAFSEVYMVKEKKTGKMFAMKCVKKKQKRDLNLENEITVLRRIQHDNVVGMEDFYESRTHYYLVMQLVSGGELFERILDRGMYSEKDASSVIQQVLQAVSYLHQNGIVHRDLKPENILYFSQEEHSKIMISDFGLSKMVDNDIMSTACGTPGYVAPEVLAQKPYSKAVDCWSIGVITYILLCGYPPFYEESETRLFSKIMKAQYEFDAPFWDNISDSAKDFIRNMMQKNPSMRYSTEQALRHPWIIGKTARSQDIYYSVSVQIQKNFAKSKWKQAFNATVAINHMKKLQLAHSELVLRQASIPDIKVVDVSSPVRNRKHPDPDRLNPRSAEVKAKPPGKNQMCLPVTSIEPKSHYHTLKTTQSQVVPHHAPTIGEQGKHVYHSEPANLNGYGKTRNGTTLQTGVCSVM